Within the Armatimonadota bacterium genome, the region GGGCAGGACCGTCACCCGGCCGGCGGCGACGAGATCCGATAGGTGCTGCTCGCCGATCGCCACATCGGTGGCGCCCGCCGCGCGCAGCCGCTCCAGCACGGCGGGCGGGGATACCCCGCTCGCCGCCGCCAGCGCCTCGACCTCCTGCCAGTCGAGCACCAGCGCCACCGTCCGGTTCGGCATCTCCACGCGCCAGCGCAGGGCGCCGGCATAGACGGCGGCGGCAACGCCCGCTGCCATGACCACCACCAGGAGCCTGTTGACACGGTACATGGTCCCTACCTACGGCCTCAGGCCGCGCCCTCACGACCATCCTTCGCGGTCGGCGATGAAAATCCTACGCCAGCAGGGAATCCGCCTCATCGTCGAGCTTGAACTGCTTGCGGTAGAGGCGGCCGTAGAGGCCGTTGGCGGCGACGAGCTGCTGGTGGGTGCCGCGCTCGATCAGACGTCCCTCGCGCAGGACGAAGATGAGGTCCGCCTTCATCACCGTGGACAGGCGGTGGGCGATGACGAAAGTGGTGCGGCCGCGCATGAGGCGTTCGAGCGCCTCCTGGATCAGCGCTTCCGCCTCGGAGTCGAGAGAGGAGGTGGCCTCGTCGAGGATGAGGATGCGCGGGTCGCGCAGAATGGCGCGGGCGATGGCGATGCGCTGCTTCTGCCCCCCCGACAGGCGCAGGCCGCGCTCGCCGACCTCGGTGTCGTAGCCCTCCGGCAGCTCCTTGACGATGAAGTCGTGGCAGTTGGCCATCATCGCCGCCTCGACGATGTCCTGGTCGGTCGCCTCCATGCGGCCGTAGCGCAGGTTGTCCTTGATGGTGCCGCTGAAGAGGAAGGTCTCCTGGAGCACGATGCCGATGTTGGCGCGCAGGGAGCGCAGGGTCACGCGCTTGATGTCGTGGTCGTCAACCAGCACGCGCCCCGCGGTGGGGTCGTAGAAGCGCGGGATCAAGTTGGCGAAGGTGGTCTTGCCGGAGCCGCTCGGCCCCACCAACGCCACCGCCATCCCTGGCTCGACCGTGACCGAGATGTCGTCCAGCACCAGCTTCTCCGGCTCGTAACTGAAGGAGACGTGGTCGAACACGACGTGCCCGGCAACCGTCGGCAGGGGCTTGGCGTCGGGGTCCTCCTTGACGCTCGAACGGGCGTCGAGGATGTCGAACACGCGCTCGGCGCTGATGATGGCGCGCTGGATGATCTCGTTGCTGGTGCTCAGGGTCACCACCGGCGAGTAGAGCATGCCGAGGTAGCCGATGAAGGCGAAGAGCTGGCCGATGCTGAGGTGTCCGCGCAGGACTTCGGCCCCGCCGTACCACAGGATGATGGCGGTGCCGGTGGCGACCAGCAGCATGGAGATGGCGCCCATGAGGGTGCTCACGCGGGCGAGGTCCACACTGTGGGCATAGGTCTCGCGCATGGAGCGGAAGAACATGCGCTGCTCGTAGCGCTCCTGGGAGAAGGCCTTGACCACCTGCGCGCCGGCAATGGACTCGTGCAGCTCGCCGTAGAGATCGGACCACTTGTCCCGCAGCCGCACCCAGATGATGCGGATGTAGCGGATGAAGAGGTGATAGTTGACGGCGAACAGCGGCAAGACCGCGAAGGACAACAGCGCCAGCTTCCAGTGCCACAGCAGCAGAATGACAACGATGGCGACGATGGTGACGATGTTGGTGAACAGATCAATGGTGCTGGAGGTGATCATGCCGCCCATGGTGTCCACGTCACCGGTGACGCGGGCCATGATGTAGCCGGTGCCGCGGCGCTGGTAAAACTGCATGGGCAGCTCCTGCAGGCGTTGGAAGAGGCTGTTGCGGATGTCGAACAGCACGCGCTGGCCGACCCAACTCATGAGGTAGGTGCGGGCGAACGACACCACGCCCTGAACGGCGTAGAGCAGCAGGATGCAGACGAAGATGAAGTTGAGCATGGCCAGCGGGGCCAGGACCAGACGGAGCACGTGCAGGTCGAGGGTGACCGGGCGCCCGTGGCTGCCGAGGATGCGGTCAATCACGAACCTCGTGACCTGGGGCATCGTGATATTGGTAAGGGCCACCACCCCTACGCACACCACGCCCAGGCCCATGCGCACCGCGTAGGGGCGCGCGTAACCTAGAAGCCGCAGGAACTTTCTCATGACCGGTGGGGACCTCCGCGGCGCTACTTGTCGTGCTTGCGCTCCGCCGCCTCGAGCGCGCGGCGAAGCTCGAGCAGCGCCTGCTCCTCGGCGCGCTGAGCGCGGCGCAGCCGGCCCGCGGCCTTGCGGCGCAGATAGGAGAAGCTGCGGATCGCCTGGCGCTCGGCGCGCCCCAGGGGCGCGTCCGCGGCCGGCTCGCCGGCCGCCGCGGGAGCCACCGCCTGCTTGACCACCGGCACTTCGTCCAGGGCCTGCGCCGCCTTGCGGAATCCCTCGGCGGCCTTGCGCAGGTGATCGCGCGCCTCCTCCTCGAAATGGGCTTGAATGAGGGTCAGATAGCTCGCCGCCGCCCGCCGAGAATCGCCGATGTAGGCGAGGGGAAGGGAATGCCACAGGGCGTACTTGCGCACGGTGCGCGCCTGCCGCAACTGGTCGCGCTGCTTGCGCAGCAGCGACTGCCGGAGCTCATCGTAGGCCGCCAGCCCCGAGGCGCACCCGTCGAGGCGCGACCTGCGCGTCAGCAGTCGCACCCCCCGCCGCAGCGACGCCATCGCCGATTCCCGCTGGTCGGGGTCGCGCTGCTTGTCACCGATCAGGAAGTAGTAGTAGCCCTCGAGCCCGAGCTCGAGCAGCCCCGGCTCCTGCAACCACATCTGCTCCAGGCGGGACCGCGGCCACGCCCGGAGCCGGCCGTCCGCCAGGCGCGCCACGACGCGGCTCGGATCCGAGCCGTCGGGCTCCACTACCACCCACTCCGCCCGCGTGTGCAGGATCGCGCATCCCCGCGCGCTCAAGTCCCCCAAGAGCGCGCTGACCGCCCCCTCGAGGTCACGGTGATACACGACATCGGAGTCGTAGCCCAGCGCCGCGCACGCCGCACGCAGGGGATTATGGGAGATGACCGCCAGCCCGCGCACCGGGTCGTTGCGGTCGAAGCACAGGCGAAAGCTCTCTCCCGAGACTCCCATGAGCAG harbors:
- a CDS encoding ABC transporter ATP-binding protein; translated protein: MRKFLRLLGYARPYAVRMGLGVVCVGVVALTNITMPQVTRFVIDRILGSHGRPVTLDLHVLRLVLAPLAMLNFIFVCILLLYAVQGVVSFARTYLMSWVGQRVLFDIRNSLFQRLQELPMQFYQRRGTGYIMARVTGDVDTMGGMITSSTIDLFTNIVTIVAIVVILLLWHWKLALLSFAVLPLFAVNYHLFIRYIRIIWVRLRDKWSDLYGELHESIAGAQVVKAFSQERYEQRMFFRSMRETYAHSVDLARVSTLMGAISMLLVATGTAIILWYGGAEVLRGHLSIGQLFAFIGYLGMLYSPVVTLSTSNEIIQRAIISAERVFDILDARSSVKEDPDAKPLPTVAGHVVFDHVSFSYEPEKLVLDDISVTVEPGMAVALVGPSGSGKTTFANLIPRFYDPTAGRVLVDDHDIKRVTLRSLRANIGIVLQETFLFSGTIKDNLRYGRMEATDQDIVEAAMMANCHDFIVKELPEGYDTEVGERGLRLSGGQKQRIAIARAILRDPRILILDEATSSLDSEAEALIQEALERLMRGRTTFVIAHRLSTVMKADLIFVLREGRLIERGTHQQLVAANGLYGRLYRKQFKLDDEADSLLA